A portion of the Stigmatopora argus isolate UIUO_Sarg chromosome 15, RoL_Sarg_1.0, whole genome shotgun sequence genome contains these proteins:
- the vcpkmt gene encoding protein N-lysine methyltransferase METTL21D yields MAAQGDYNTYFVREIEKNDGSLLKVSQCFIGDVGCVVWDAAIVLAKYLETKQFYDPSSGVNIWAGRRVVELGAGTGVVGLMAATLGAHVSVTDLEDLQSLLRVNIHDNQILISGSITAKVLKWGEDVSGFLPPPNYILMADCIYYEQSITPLVKTLKLLSGPETCIICCYEQRTEGFNPKVEKQFFELLRQSFNWEEIPSSKQDSDFSSPDIHILHVRKKV; encoded by the exons ATGGCGGCTCAGGGAGATTATAATACCTATTTTGTGAGAGAAATAGAGAAAAACGACGGTTCTCTCTTAAAAGTCAGCCAATGTTTCATAGGGGACGTGGGTTGTGTTGTGTGGGACGCGGCCATCGTTCTCGCaaaatatttagaaacaaaACAGTTTTACGATCCGTCCTCAGGAGTTAATATATGGGCTGGGCGAAGAGTGGTGGAGTTAGGAGCTGGGACAGGGGTCGTTGGTTTGATGGCAGCAACACTGGG TGCTCATGTTAGTGTAACAGACTTGGAGGATCTACAGAGCCTTCTGAGAGTGAACATTCATGACAATCAGATTCTCATCAGTGGATCCATTACTGCCAAGGTACTGAAATG GGGTGAAGATGtatctggtttccttccacctcCAAACTATATCCTGATGGCAGATTGCATTTATTATGAGCAG TCCATTACTCCATTGGTAAAGACCTTGAAGCTACTCAGTGGACCAGAGACCTGTATCATTTGTTGCTACGAGCAACGCACAGAGGGTTTTAACCCCAAAGTGGAGAAGCAGTTTTTTGAG TTACTGCGGCAAAGCTTCAACTGGGAAGAAATCCCTTCCAGCAAACAAGACAGTGATTTTAGCAGTCCAGACATCCATATTCTGCATGTTAGGAAAAAAGTCTGA